The Bacteroidales bacterium nucleotide sequence GTGAGATTAATCGCTTAAGATAATGATTTCCAGGGTTTTAAACAAATATTTCTGATGTTATTTTATTGATTTTCAAATATTTAACTAAATTATTAGTAAAGTAGTTTCAACCCTTAATTCGCATTAATAACTATTTTTGTTTAACGGCTTTAAATATTACAAGGACCTAACTCAGGTATTTGCAGTTTAACTCCATATTTTATCATAAATAGAATCAAAATCGTCGGCTTCAATTATATCAAAACCTAAGGATTTTATAAAGATTTTTTTGCCCTCAATATTTTTATCTTCAGAATCCTTTTTGATTAAACACTAACTATTGTCTTTCTATCAGGTATTTCTTAAAATATTTTGCTCGTTCAATTAATAACCTCACTCCCCAAGTTTTAATAACTCTTTCTTAAGCAATTTCAGAATTGGTTTGATTTGGATATTCAGCTCATCGGTTAGATCTTTTGCTAAATGAAGGTTCTCCTTCTTATCTTCCAACTTTTCAATCTTTAAAAGTAATCCTGCAATATTATAGATTTTAAACTGTCTGAATGCAGGTTTCATCTTATGTGCAATTGCCGAAGCATTTTTCAGATCCTTCTCCTGAATATGGCTATTCAGTTCGAGAAGATTCTTATGGGTATTTTCCAAAAAGGTTGAAAGAATCAGTTTCGCCGATTGCATATCGCCCCCAGAAAATCGGAAAATATCGGTTAGGTCGTACCCTAAATCACTATTTACATCATCTTCAAAATGAGGCATATCCACTTTTTGTACCTCAACAAACGGTTCAACGACCTTCATTAAGTCCTCCTCGGAAAAAGGCTTTATTAAGTAACCCGAAAATCCTTTTTCGATAAAATAGTTAGGGTTATCAATTACGCTATTCGCTGTAATCGCAATTACAGGCATTGGTTTTTCTAAACTATTTATCATTTCAACAATATCGTAACCGCTTATCCCAGGCATGTGAATATCAGTAAATATGATATGATACTCTTTTTTAGAAATCAAATCCATCACTTTACAAGGATCGCCAGTTGAGTCAGCAGCAATTCCTAAGGTTTTAAATAGTTCCTCAGATATAATGCGATTAACCTCATCGTCATCAACTACCAGAACCCGAATATCATTGCTAACAATAAGCGGATTAATCGATTCCTCCCTCCTCTTTAGATGTTCACCCTTCAATCGGTATGGTATGGTAATATTTATTGATGTACCCACACCCTGCTGGCTCTCAATACTTACCTCCCCTCCCTGAAGTTCAGTTAGTCTTTTAACAATTGTAAGCCCAAGCCCAGTTCCACCGTACTTGCGGGTAGTACTCGGATCTGCTTGGGTAAACTCTTCAAAAATAAAAGATTGATGCTCGGGTGAAATGCCTATGCCTGTATCCTTTACGGTAATACGCACCCTAACAAAATCCTCATTTATATCGGTAAAGTTTGATATTAGAGTTACACTACCAATTTCGGTAAATTTAATTGCATTGCTAAGTAGGTTTAAAACTATCTGTTTTAATCTGAATGGATCGCCCCAAAGAGTAATATTTTCATTGTCATCAACAATAAGATCGAGAATGATTCCTTTTTCGTTAGCTTTCTCGCGCATAGTATTCAAAGATTCCTGAAGAACCTCTAAAAGGTTAAAGGGCAGGTTTTCGATTTTCATCTGTCCCGCTTCAATCTTGGAAAAATCGAGAATATCGTTTATAACACTAAGTAGATGATTAGATGATGAAGTAAGCAGTTTAATATAATCGGTTTGTTTTGTATTAAGGTCTGTTCTTTCGATTTGCCTTGACAGTCCTATGATTGAACTCAAAGGTGTTCTAATTTCATGGCTCATATTTGCCAAAAATTGTTCCTTCACCTTAAGCAACTTCTCAGCATATTTTTTTGATTCATAAAGTTCGTTCCTATAATAATTACCTTTTGTGATATCTCTAAAGATTACTGCAAGAAAGAGCAATAGCATTATTAGGGCAGCACCCCCAAGTGCCAGTACTATGATGGTTGATTTATATACAACTTCTTGGGCATTATTTGCACGTTTATAGGATTGGGATAGTTCTTCGCGCTCAAGGAGTGATACGATAATCCGAATTTGATCCATGAGTTCCTTATCACTTTTTAGCAATTCCAGCTCTTTTGAACTGGCAAGATCTCTGGCAATCTCCTGCTCTTTTTTTATTTGGTGAAGAATTCCAATAACATTCCCCATCACACTATCGGATACATAGCCAGAACGAACTATTGTATCTATTCTGGTTTCAACCTGAACATTGGTAAAGATTGTATCAACCTTTTCTTTCCCTGATATCCAATTCTTTATCTTACCAAAAAAACTAGCCTTTTGATTTGTAGAGCGTTCAACGATAGTATCCTTCTTTGAAGTGGTTGTGGTTGTTGTTTTAGCAACAACTGGTTTTCTTGTATTAGGATTCGATTGGGCTTTTGCTATCTCATCAAGAGCCCTATCGTAAAAAATCGATGAACGATCTTTCTTTTTAAGATCTATAAATTCATCGAGTACTTTTTCTTTTCGCCCCAAAAACTGCTTAATGGTCTTGATTTTAGCCCGTTGACTCGAATTATCTTTAGTTAAGTAAAGTAGCGAATCAACCTTATCATTAATTTTCAGAAGAAATGAAAAATAGAAGTTCAAGTAATCCTCATTCTGGGAAAGATTATAAGCACGAATATTACTTTCAGCTTCGTAAATATCTGCAAGAACTGAATTTAATGTGATTAACTTTTTATTGGGATGCGATAGCGATTGCTTAGTTCGAGAGAGTTCAATAAAGCCATTATAAGTTATTGATATTGCTGCTATAGCAAAGGCTAGAATAATAGTAAAACCAGCTAATACTTTTGGTTTAATCCAAATCCGAATAGGACCTTCTACCTTTGACATCTAGCAATTTATGGTTTTAGCTAATTTATACAGTTTTTAGAAACAAAAAACAGAAACCTTAAAATGCCTAAAAATAAATAAGGGAAAGCATTTCTGCTTTCCCTTATAAAACGTTATTACTAACTATTATTCAACGACTAAAACAAGATATTTTGATGCACTCCAAAATTTATTAGCATCTAAAATCTCTATTTTTTCAACAACACCCTCTTGATTTGCAACTAGTTTATAGGAATCGCTTGGATGTACAGTAATTATCTTCACTTTTTTGCTTGATAATGGGATACTAGCAAGTTTTGTAATGTCGATTTTTGTAAAATAGCTGGTGTTAAAATCATCTTTCAGTTTACTTGTTTTTCCAAGACCAAGGAAACCACCTGTTTTATCAATGATCTTATTCAACTCAAGTTCCTTTTTTGTACCAAATGCATAGTAAGCAGTATTAATTGTTTCAACCTGTTGATTTACTGTTTCTGTCAGTTTGGTTTTCTCGGTATTTAGTGTATCAACCTTTGCATTTAAAACTGTGATTGAAAAATCCATTTGGGAAAGTTTATCTTTAAGAACTGATATTTCAGCATCCCTTTCCTGAATAGTTTGATTTGTTTGCGCAATCAACTTCTCGAATCCAGCAATTTTAATATTGGATTCTTTGAGTTTGCTGTTCAAATATTGGATAGAGCGCTTATTCTTAGCCATTAATTCGTTGATAACTTTAATATCCTCATTAATCTGCTCGCGAGTATCCTTTTTAAGTTCTGTTCCAACGGTGGTGTTTTTCGAGATAACATTCTCTTTCTCTTTTATTAGCGCAAGATTGGACTCAATCTCATTTAACATCTGAAAGAATCCATTAATCGTTGAGTCTTTCGCTTTAGTCTCGGTGCGTAATGCAGCATTCTCCTTGGTCAGAAGTTCTATCTGTTTCTTTTCCTTTTCTTTGCAACTAGTAGCAACTAAAACAAGTGCCAATGATGCAATAATCATTATTCTGTTCATGTTTAGTATTTTTTTTCACAATAAGTGCGAAAATCGATCCAAATAGTATGAAGACTATGCATACAATTCATACCAGTCTAACATTATGACACTTACATGCATAATGAATAATAGTTCCATTTTATATAACTGAGTATCTGTGGATAATATTCAACAAAATGGGGTTGAAGAATTAGAGGATTCCAAACCATTTTACCTTAATTCGACTATTAGTATAACGTAAGTTCGATACAAGAATCTCATTAAGAATATAATAAACAGATATTTATAAATATAATATTTATAGACGGAATAGTGAAACAATGGAACTGGAGCGAAGCGAAACTCGGCGAAGTCAATATTGGAAAACAAGAAGTTAGATTTTTGCTTATATCTTCCATTTTTCCAACATTCCACTGATTCAAAATAAAATTATTGATACCTAGGTTAATACATTGTTTCTTACATCGAACTAACGTTAGTACAATAAATCAAATCAATCACCTTCAAAGCATTTTGAAATGGTTGAGTATAAGTCATCGGATTCTATCGGTTTGATTATATAGTATTTGCATCCAGCCTCAAGCGAAAGATTTTTCTCTTCATCTAGCACATTTGCTGTTTGGGCTATAACAGTTAAATTCTTTCTTATCGATTTGATCTGTTTAGTAGCCTCATGCCCAGACATGAAAGGGAGTTGGATATCCATTAGGACAAGATCAATCACCTCGTCAGATTGGCAAATGGTTACGGCATCCTCACCACTTTTTGCATGAATAAGCCTAAGACCGCTTCCTTTCAGGATTGCTTGGATAAACTGAAAACTGATTTGATCATCCTCTACAACAAGTACGACTTTATTCGGCCAGTAATTAGTATTCTTTTTAGGTATCGAGGTAGTGTTATTATCAATTAATTCAGCAGGAGTAAAAGGGATAACAAAATAGAATAAAGAACCTTTATTAGGAATGGACTCCACATATAAATCACCACCTAAGATGTTTGCCAATCGCTTAGATATAGACAAACCCAACCCTGCGCCACGATGCGAGGGTTGATTAGGTTGAATATGCCGGTAAAAGCGATTAAATATTTTATCCAACTGATCTTCAGGAATTCCAACTCCCGTATCTTTCACATAAAACTTAATGGTATTATGCTTTTCGAATGAATAGCCAAGCTCAATTTCACCTTCGCTTGTAAATTTATATGCATTATCAATAAGATTTATTAGAATTTGCTCAACTCTAACCGGGTCTATAACGATATTACTCTTTTCGTTGCTTTGCGTTTTAACTATTTTTAAAGCAACCCCATCTTTTTTATAAAGGTAGGTTGGGTTGTTAAAAATTAGTGAAAGATCATCGAGTTTTTTATTGATATTGCAGGCGGTATTCTTAATTTCCATTTGACCTGCCTCAATCTTAGACAGACTGATTATATCATTTATTATTTGAAGCAAACTTCTACCCTGCCTATTAATTACATCAAGGTAAAGCCTCCTATCTTCTGCTGAAAGTTCATTATTTTCAAGGACTTTAGCAAAACCAAGTATCCCATTCATAGGTGTTCGAACCTCGTGGCTTATATTGGCTAAAAATTCACTCTTGAGTTTATCAGATTCCTCTGTTTTTCTTAATGCATCAGTGAGTTCTTTCGTTTTCCTAGCGGTGTTAGCCTCAAGTTCAACATTTAGATTATTTAACTCCTTATTAATCTGCACAACCTGATAATTCTTAATACGTAATTTTCTTAATAAGAAAATTGTATAGATGAGAAGGGAAATAAAAACTATACAGATAATAAAGAAAAAAAACTGTACCTCTTTTGATCGCTGAAACCTTACACTTTCAATTTCAAGATTTGCTTGTAGAAATTTATTTTGATACTCTTTCTTTTCAGTTTCATGCTTAGCAGTTAGTTCCGATAACTTATCAGAGACTTGTTTGCTGAAAATTCTCTCAACCATTAATGCGTATTTAAGCATCATTGCACGTGATTGATAAGGATTTCCAATGGCTAAGTTGTAATCGGATAGAACTTTGTAACTGTCTTTTAAGGCTATATAATTCTCAACATGCTCGGCTTTTTTTTCAATCTCCGACAAGTATTCATAAACTTTCTGATAATTTTTTATCTTAATGTTAACGCTCGCCAAACTGATATAATCCTCTACCACACCATAGTTATTTTTGATAAGTTGATGAAGTCTTAAGGCTTCCGAATAATATTCTATTGCTTTACTAAAGTTATCAATTTTTTCGTGTACTTGCCCTATACTCTCATAGGTATTAGCCAGATTTAAGGTGTCATTAATTTCATTCTTAATTATTATTGCTTTATTGAACCACACCAAGGCCTCTTGGTACTTACCAATAGAGCTGTATGCTAATCCAATATTATTTTGAGTAGATGAGTAACCCTTTTTATCGCCAATCTCATTGAAAAGTAGTAGTGCTTGATTATGGTAGTTTAGAGATTGATCATATTGCTTAGTTTGTTGGTAAATTATCCCTAAATTATTGAGAATTGAAGCATTTATTTTTTTGATCCTCAAATTTTCGCTGATTTTTAGTGCTTTTTGCAAATATTCAATTGCTCTATCATACTCGCTTATCATCTGGTAGCAATTACCAATATTATTCATCGCACCAGCTAAAGAAGCACTATCCTTCAACTGGATAAATATTTGTTCTGAACGTTTATAGAAATCTATTGCAGTGCTAAACTGATTTAAATCGCGGTTTGATTTTCCTAATAGTTGATAAGCCTTTGCCACTAAATCTGGTTTATCAACCTTTGAAAGCAAAGCAAGAACTTGATTAGAAAGTTGAATTACCTGCTCAGGCTTACGACCATCCTCGGAAGCTATCTTTAATATTGTAGCAGGATCCTCTCGATCAATTCGATTCTGAGATAATAATGGAGTTAAAGAGGAAACTGAGATGAAAAATAATAGCAGGAAATATGTAAACTTATTCATATCATTAATTTACTGGTTGCGAATATAACTTGCATTTTCTTTAAAGTCAACATTTGATTGATAAGATAATCGTTACTTACCATGGGTAATAAATTCTTATCTTTGTTCACTTTTTAATAATTATGCCTAAAACACAAAGCGTTGGTAATGGTTTCTATCTCTGGATCGAGAGTCTAGCCGAAAGGGTATTCAATTACTGGGAAAGTCATAAAGTCGGAATACTTGGTACTATTTCTATTCACCTTTCAATTCTAATTGTACTACTTATCGTAAAAATGAAGAGTAATCCAGTAGTTAAAAACGACATAGAGATAAACTTCAACAATGAGTTTCTTCCTATTTCTGAGGAACAAAAAGAAAAAATCGACAAAGAAGCTTTGGCAATAGAAAAGTTACTCCATCAAGGGTTGGAGGCTAATGCCGTAAAAAATGTAACTGTTGATGCCGCTACTTCTAATGAGTTAAACCCAACTCTACAGGACGACAAAGGGATTAATGCTTCGGATTTGTATCAAGAAGCAGGAAGGGTTAAAGAAAAATTAAATCAAAGCAAGAATCTTTACGAGGAATCGCAGTTAAAGGGTCAGGAGGAGATTCCAAATACTCCTGATAAAAATACGATTCCAAAAGATGAAAGTAAATATAAAGGACCAGCAGTAATATCATACTATCTAGAAGGAAGGAAAGCGATTTCACTACCAGTTCCATCCTATAAATGCCAATTCGGAGGGCAAGTTGTTGTAGATATTGAGGTAGGACGAGATGGAAAGGTTGTCAATGCTAGAATTGATTCAAAAAACTCATTAAATGACGATTGTATTGATGAAGCCGCAATAAAATCAGCATACGACAGCAATTTTACCGTATCACCAGATTCACCAACAAAACAAAAGGGGAGTATCACATATCTATTTGTACCACAATAGCTAAAAAGCAGCCATCAGTAAGTTGATATCTCTTGAGGGAATATTGTAGAGCCTTCCCAGATAATCATTTGTTAGTATGCCGTTAAAAATATATACGCCATTTCTAAGACCAGGATCATCTTTCAGCTGCGATTTAATTCCGCCAGCCTCCGCTATTTCAGTAATTAAAGGTGAAAAAACATTGCTCATGGCAATAGATGCAGTACGTGCAACCCTTGATGTGATATTCGG carries:
- a CDS encoding response regulator, whose translation is MSKVEGPIRIWIKPKVLAGFTIILAFAIAAISITYNGFIELSRTKQSLSHPNKKLITLNSVLADIYEAESNIRAYNLSQNEDYLNFYFSFLLKINDKVDSLLYLTKDNSSQRAKIKTIKQFLGRKEKVLDEFIDLKKKDRSSIFYDRALDEIAKAQSNPNTRKPVVAKTTTTTTSKKDTIVERSTNQKASFFGKIKNWISGKEKVDTIFTNVQVETRIDTIVRSGYVSDSVMGNVIGILHQIKKEQEIARDLASSKELELLKSDKELMDQIRIIVSLLEREELSQSYKRANNAQEVVYKSTIIVLALGGAALIMLLLFLAVIFRDITKGNYYRNELYESKKYAEKLLKVKEQFLANMSHEIRTPLSSIIGLSRQIERTDLNTKQTDYIKLLTSSSNHLLSVINDILDFSKIEAGQMKIENLPFNLLEVLQESLNTMREKANEKGIILDLIVDDNENITLWGDPFRLKQIVLNLLSNAIKFTEIGSVTLISNFTDINEDFVRVRITVKDTGIGISPEHQSFIFEEFTQADPSTTRKYGGTGLGLTIVKRLTELQGGEVSIESQQGVGTSINITIPYRLKGEHLKRREESINPLIVSNDIRVLVVDDDEVNRIISEELFKTLGIAADSTGDPCKVMDLISKKEYHIIFTDIHMPGISGYDIVEMINSLEKPMPVIAITANSVIDNPNYFIEKGFSGYLIKPFSEEDLMKVVEPFVEVQKVDMPHFEDDVNSDLGYDLTDIFRFSGGDMQSAKLILSTFLENTHKNLLELNSHIQEKDLKNASAIAHKMKPAFRQFKIYNIAGLLLKIEKLEDKKENLHLAKDLTDELNIQIKPILKLLKKELLKLGE
- a CDS encoding tetratricopeptide repeat protein, which translates into the protein MNKFTYFLLLFFISVSSLTPLLSQNRIDREDPATILKIASEDGRKPEQVIQLSNQVLALLSKVDKPDLVAKAYQLLGKSNRDLNQFSTAIDFYKRSEQIFIQLKDSASLAGAMNNIGNCYQMISEYDRAIEYLQKALKISENLRIKKINASILNNLGIIYQQTKQYDQSLNYHNQALLLFNEIGDKKGYSSTQNNIGLAYSSIGKYQEALVWFNKAIIIKNEINDTLNLANTYESIGQVHEKIDNFSKAIEYYSEALRLHQLIKNNYGVVEDYISLASVNIKIKNYQKVYEYLSEIEKKAEHVENYIALKDSYKVLSDYNLAIGNPYQSRAMMLKYALMVERIFSKQVSDKLSELTAKHETEKKEYQNKFLQANLEIESVRFQRSKEVQFFFFIICIVFISLLIYTIFLLRKLRIKNYQVVQINKELNNLNVELEANTARKTKELTDALRKTEESDKLKSEFLANISHEVRTPMNGILGFAKVLENNELSAEDRRLYLDVINRQGRSLLQIINDIISLSKIEAGQMEIKNTACNINKKLDDLSLIFNNPTYLYKKDGVALKIVKTQSNEKSNIVIDPVRVEQILINLIDNAYKFTSEGEIELGYSFEKHNTIKFYVKDTGVGIPEDQLDKIFNRFYRHIQPNQPSHRGAGLGLSISKRLANILGGDLYVESIPNKGSLFYFVIPFTPAELIDNNTTSIPKKNTNYWPNKVVLVVEDDQISFQFIQAILKGSGLRLIHAKSGEDAVTICQSDEVIDLVLMDIQLPFMSGHEATKQIKSIRKNLTVIAQTANVLDEEKNLSLEAGCKYYIIKPIESDDLYSTISKCFEGD